A genomic stretch from Tenrec ecaudatus isolate mTenEca1 chromosome X, mTenEca1.hap1, whole genome shotgun sequence includes:
- the NLGN3 gene encoding neuroligin-3 isoform X1 codes for MWLQLGSPLLSLSPKPTIGRSLCLILWFLSLVLRASAQAPAPTVNTHFGKLRGARVPLPSEILGPVDQYLGVPYAAPPIGEKRFLPPEPPPSWSGIRNATHFPPVCPQNIHTAVPEVMLPVWFTANLDIVATYIQEPNEDCLYLNVYVPTEDGSGAKKQGEDLADNDGDEDEDIRDSGAKPVMVYIHGGSYMEGTGNMIDGSVLASYGNVIVITLNYRVGVLGFLSTGDQAAKGNYGLLDQIQALRWVSENIAFFGGDPRRITVFGSGIGASCVSLLTLSHHSEGLFQRAIIQSGSALSSWAVNYQPVKYTSLLADKVGCNVLDTVDMVDCLRQKSAKELVEQDIQPARYHVAFGPVIDGDVIPDDPEILMEQGEFLNYDIMLGVNQGEGLKFVEGVVDPEDGVSGTDFDYSVSNFVDNLYGYPEGKDTLRETIKFMYTDWADRDNPETRRKTLVALFTDHQWVEPSVVTADLHARYGSPTYFYAFYHHCQSLMKPAWSDAAHGDEVPYVFGVPMVGPTDLFPCNFSKNDVMLSAVVMTYWTNFAKTGDPNKPVPQDTKFIHTKANRFEEVAWSKYNPRDQLYLHIGLKPRVRDHYRATKVAFWKHLVPHLYNLHDMFHYTSTTTKVPPPDTTHSSHITRRPNGKTWSTKRPAISPAYSNENAQGSWNGDQDAGPLLVENPRDYSTELSVTIAVGASLLFLNVLAFAALYYRKDKRRQEPLRQPSPQRGAGGPELGAAPEEELAALQLGPTHHECEAGPPHDTLRRTALPDYTLTLRRSPDDIPLVTPNTITMIPNSLVGLQTLHPYNTFAAGFNSTGLPHSHSTTRV; via the exons ATGTGGCTGCAGCTTGGCTCGCCCTTGCTGTCCCTGAGCCCCAAGCCCACTATTGGCCGGAGCCTGTGCCTCATCCTGTGGTTCCTCAGCTTGGTGCTGAGGGCCAGTGCCCAGGCCCCAGCACCCACAGTCAATACTCACTTTGGGAAGCTAAGGGGTGCCCGAGTACCATTACCAAGTGAGATCCTTGGGCCTGTGGACCaataccttggggtgccctacgcAGCTCCCCCAATCGGCGAGAAACGTTTTCTGCCCCCTGAGCCACCCCCATCCTGGTCGGGCATCCGGAACGCCACACACTTTCCCCCAGTGTGCCCCCAGAACATCCACACAGCTGTGCCCGAAGTCATGCTGCCCGTCTGGTTCACTGCCAACTTGGATATCGTTGCTACTTACATCCAGGAGCCCAATGAAGACTGCCTCTACTTGAACGTCTATGTGCCCACGGAGGATG GATCCGGCGCTAAGAAACAGGGCGAGGACTTAGCGGATAATGACGGGGATGAAGATGAAG ATATCCGGGACAGTGGCGCTAAGCCTGTCATGGTCTACATTCATGGTGGCTCTTACATGGAAGGGACAGGCAACATGATTGATGGCAGTGTCCTCGCCAGTTATGGCAACGTCATCGTCATCACCCTCAACTATCGAGTTGGGGTGCTAG GTTTCCTGAGCACTGGAGATCAAGCTGCCAAAGGCAACTATGGGCTCCTTGACCAAATCCAGGCCCTTCGCTGGGTGAGTGAGAATATTGCCTTCTTTGGTGGAGATCCCCGCCGTATTACTGTCTTCGGCTCTGGCATTGGGGCGTCCTGTGTCAGCCTCCTCACACTATCACATCACTCTGAGG ggcttttCCAGAGGGCCATCATCCAaagtggttctgctctgtccagctGGGCTGTGAACTACCAACCagtgaagtacaccagcctgctgGCAGACAAAGTGGGCTGTAACGTGCTAGACACCGTGGATATGGTGGACTGTCTTCGACAAAAAAGTGCCAAGGAGCTGGTAGAGCAGGACATACAGCCGGCCCGCTACCACGTGGCCTTTGGCCCTGTGATTGATGGTGATGTCATTCCTGATGACCCTGAGATCCTCATGGAACAGGGCGAGTTCCTCAACTATGACATCATGCTAGGTGTCAACCAGGGTGAGGGTCTCAAGTTTGTGGAAGGGGTGGTGGACCCTGAGGATGGTGTCTCTGGCACTGACTTTGACTATTCAGTCTCCAACTTTGTGGACAATCTGTATGGCTATCCTGAGGGTAAGGACACCCTGCGGGAGACCATCAAGTTCATGTACACAGACTGGGCAGACCGCGACAACCCTGAGACCCGCCGTAAGACACTGGTGGCACTCTTCACTGACCACCAGTGGGTGGAGCCCTCAGTAGTGACCGCGGATCTTCATGCCCGCTATGGCTCACCAACCTACTTCTATGCCTTCTACCATCACTGCCAGAGCCTCATGAAGCCTGCTTGGTCAGATGCAGCTCATGGGGATGAAGTACCCTATGTTTTTGGGGTCCCTATGGTAGGCCCCACTGACCTCTTTCCCTGCAACTTCTCCAAGAATGACGTTATGCTCAGTGCTGTGGTCATGACCTACTGGACCAACTTTGCCAAGACTGG GGATCCTAACAAGCCGGTCCCCCAGGATACCAAGTTCATTCACACCAAGGCCAATCGCTTTGAAGAAGTGGCTTGGTCCAAATACAATCCCCGAGACCAGCTCTACCTTCACATCGGGCTGAAACCAAGGGTCCGCGACCATTACCGGGCCACTAAGGTAGCCTTTTGGAAACACCTGGTGCCCCATCTATACAACCTGCATGACATGTTCCACTACACGTCCACAACCACCAAAGTGCCGCCCCCGGATACCACCCACAGCTCCCACATTACCCGCAGGCCCAATGGCAAGACCTGGAGCACCAAGCGGCCAGCCATCTCACCTGCCTACAGCAATGAGAATGCCCAAGGGTCCTGGAACGGGGACCAGGATGCAGGGCCCCTCCTGGTGGAGAACCCTCGTGACTACTCTACGGAATTAAGTGTCACCATTGCTGTGGGTGCCTCCCTTCTCTTCCTTAATGTTCTGGCCTTCGCTGCCCTCTACTACCGTAAGGACAAACGGCGCCAGGAACCCCTTCGACAGCCTAGCCCTCAAAGGGGTGCTGGAGGCCCTGAGTTGGGAGCTGCTCCCGAGGAGGAGCTGGCAGCATTACAGCTGGGCCCCACCCATCATGAGTGTGAGGCAGGTCCCCCCCACGACACACTGCGTCGCACTGCGCTGCCTGACTACACCCTGACGCTGCGGCGCTCCCCTGACGACATCCCACTCGTGACCCCCAACACCATCACTATGATTCCCAACTCCCTGGTAGGGCTGCAGACGTTGCACCCCTACAACACCTTTGCCGCAGGGTTCAACAGTACTGGGCTGCCCCACTCACACTCCACTACCCGAGTATAG
- the NLGN3 gene encoding neuroligin-3 isoform X2 has protein sequence MWLQLGSPLLSLSPKPTIGRSLCLILWFLSLVLRASAQAPAPTVNTHFGKLRGARVPLPSEILGPVDQYLGVPYAAPPIGEKRFLPPEPPPSWSGIRNATHFPPVCPQNIHTAVPEVMLPVWFTANLDIVATYIQEPNEDCLYLNVYVPTEDDIRDSGAKPVMVYIHGGSYMEGTGNMIDGSVLASYGNVIVITLNYRVGVLGFLSTGDQAAKGNYGLLDQIQALRWVSENIAFFGGDPRRITVFGSGIGASCVSLLTLSHHSEGLFQRAIIQSGSALSSWAVNYQPVKYTSLLADKVGCNVLDTVDMVDCLRQKSAKELVEQDIQPARYHVAFGPVIDGDVIPDDPEILMEQGEFLNYDIMLGVNQGEGLKFVEGVVDPEDGVSGTDFDYSVSNFVDNLYGYPEGKDTLRETIKFMYTDWADRDNPETRRKTLVALFTDHQWVEPSVVTADLHARYGSPTYFYAFYHHCQSLMKPAWSDAAHGDEVPYVFGVPMVGPTDLFPCNFSKNDVMLSAVVMTYWTNFAKTGDPNKPVPQDTKFIHTKANRFEEVAWSKYNPRDQLYLHIGLKPRVRDHYRATKVAFWKHLVPHLYNLHDMFHYTSTTTKVPPPDTTHSSHITRRPNGKTWSTKRPAISPAYSNENAQGSWNGDQDAGPLLVENPRDYSTELSVTIAVGASLLFLNVLAFAALYYRKDKRRQEPLRQPSPQRGAGGPELGAAPEEELAALQLGPTHHECEAGPPHDTLRRTALPDYTLTLRRSPDDIPLVTPNTITMIPNSLVGLQTLHPYNTFAAGFNSTGLPHSHSTTRV, from the exons ATGTGGCTGCAGCTTGGCTCGCCCTTGCTGTCCCTGAGCCCCAAGCCCACTATTGGCCGGAGCCTGTGCCTCATCCTGTGGTTCCTCAGCTTGGTGCTGAGGGCCAGTGCCCAGGCCCCAGCACCCACAGTCAATACTCACTTTGGGAAGCTAAGGGGTGCCCGAGTACCATTACCAAGTGAGATCCTTGGGCCTGTGGACCaataccttggggtgccctacgcAGCTCCCCCAATCGGCGAGAAACGTTTTCTGCCCCCTGAGCCACCCCCATCCTGGTCGGGCATCCGGAACGCCACACACTTTCCCCCAGTGTGCCCCCAGAACATCCACACAGCTGTGCCCGAAGTCATGCTGCCCGTCTGGTTCACTGCCAACTTGGATATCGTTGCTACTTACATCCAGGAGCCCAATGAAGACTGCCTCTACTTGAACGTCTATGTGCCCACGGAGGATG ATATCCGGGACAGTGGCGCTAAGCCTGTCATGGTCTACATTCATGGTGGCTCTTACATGGAAGGGACAGGCAACATGATTGATGGCAGTGTCCTCGCCAGTTATGGCAACGTCATCGTCATCACCCTCAACTATCGAGTTGGGGTGCTAG GTTTCCTGAGCACTGGAGATCAAGCTGCCAAAGGCAACTATGGGCTCCTTGACCAAATCCAGGCCCTTCGCTGGGTGAGTGAGAATATTGCCTTCTTTGGTGGAGATCCCCGCCGTATTACTGTCTTCGGCTCTGGCATTGGGGCGTCCTGTGTCAGCCTCCTCACACTATCACATCACTCTGAGG ggcttttCCAGAGGGCCATCATCCAaagtggttctgctctgtccagctGGGCTGTGAACTACCAACCagtgaagtacaccagcctgctgGCAGACAAAGTGGGCTGTAACGTGCTAGACACCGTGGATATGGTGGACTGTCTTCGACAAAAAAGTGCCAAGGAGCTGGTAGAGCAGGACATACAGCCGGCCCGCTACCACGTGGCCTTTGGCCCTGTGATTGATGGTGATGTCATTCCTGATGACCCTGAGATCCTCATGGAACAGGGCGAGTTCCTCAACTATGACATCATGCTAGGTGTCAACCAGGGTGAGGGTCTCAAGTTTGTGGAAGGGGTGGTGGACCCTGAGGATGGTGTCTCTGGCACTGACTTTGACTATTCAGTCTCCAACTTTGTGGACAATCTGTATGGCTATCCTGAGGGTAAGGACACCCTGCGGGAGACCATCAAGTTCATGTACACAGACTGGGCAGACCGCGACAACCCTGAGACCCGCCGTAAGACACTGGTGGCACTCTTCACTGACCACCAGTGGGTGGAGCCCTCAGTAGTGACCGCGGATCTTCATGCCCGCTATGGCTCACCAACCTACTTCTATGCCTTCTACCATCACTGCCAGAGCCTCATGAAGCCTGCTTGGTCAGATGCAGCTCATGGGGATGAAGTACCCTATGTTTTTGGGGTCCCTATGGTAGGCCCCACTGACCTCTTTCCCTGCAACTTCTCCAAGAATGACGTTATGCTCAGTGCTGTGGTCATGACCTACTGGACCAACTTTGCCAAGACTGG GGATCCTAACAAGCCGGTCCCCCAGGATACCAAGTTCATTCACACCAAGGCCAATCGCTTTGAAGAAGTGGCTTGGTCCAAATACAATCCCCGAGACCAGCTCTACCTTCACATCGGGCTGAAACCAAGGGTCCGCGACCATTACCGGGCCACTAAGGTAGCCTTTTGGAAACACCTGGTGCCCCATCTATACAACCTGCATGACATGTTCCACTACACGTCCACAACCACCAAAGTGCCGCCCCCGGATACCACCCACAGCTCCCACATTACCCGCAGGCCCAATGGCAAGACCTGGAGCACCAAGCGGCCAGCCATCTCACCTGCCTACAGCAATGAGAATGCCCAAGGGTCCTGGAACGGGGACCAGGATGCAGGGCCCCTCCTGGTGGAGAACCCTCGTGACTACTCTACGGAATTAAGTGTCACCATTGCTGTGGGTGCCTCCCTTCTCTTCCTTAATGTTCTGGCCTTCGCTGCCCTCTACTACCGTAAGGACAAACGGCGCCAGGAACCCCTTCGACAGCCTAGCCCTCAAAGGGGTGCTGGAGGCCCTGAGTTGGGAGCTGCTCCCGAGGAGGAGCTGGCAGCATTACAGCTGGGCCCCACCCATCATGAGTGTGAGGCAGGTCCCCCCCACGACACACTGCGTCGCACTGCGCTGCCTGACTACACCCTGACGCTGCGGCGCTCCCCTGACGACATCCCACTCGTGACCCCCAACACCATCACTATGATTCCCAACTCCCTGGTAGGGCTGCAGACGTTGCACCCCTACAACACCTTTGCCGCAGGGTTCAACAGTACTGGGCTGCCCCACTCACACTCCACTACCCGAGTATAG